The proteins below come from a single Necator americanus strain Aroian chromosome V, whole genome shotgun sequence genomic window:
- a CDS encoding hypothetical protein (NECATOR_CHRV.G20838.T1) — translation MYLLLLILVLINIIYSAPQRGCFGRGGWNRPGRGYGPGGGNIWGGTGPQLPNRGSWKRGQRPGRGGYWGRQRGLISLNEGMGAGPRPGGGGFWVGQRGPGPQLPNQGDMRDGSRPGRGDPWGGQGVPDPQLPNQGGMGGGPRPDGGGPWEGQGVPGPQLPNQGGWGGPGGRPRGRPGRWF, via the exons ATGTACCTACTGCTTCTGATTCTTGTCCTTATCAACATCATCTATTCGGCTCCTCAACGGGGTTGTTTCGGCcgag GTGGCTGGAATAGACCAGGAAGAGGATATGGACCAG GTGGAGGCAACATCTGGGGAGGAACAG GGCCTCAGCTACCAAATCGAGGAAGTTGGAAAAGAGGACAAAGGCCGG GTAGAGGTGGCTATTGGGGAAGACAGCGAGGACTAATTTCACTAAATGAGGGCATGGGAGCTGGGCCAAGGCCAG gTGGAGGCGGCTTTTGGGTCGGACAAAGAGGACCAg GTCCTCAGTTACCAAATCAAGGAGACATGAGAGATGGATCAAGGCCAG gTAGAGGCGATCCTTGGGGAGGACAAGGAGTACcag ATCCTCAGCTACCAAATCAAGGAGGCATGGGGGGTGGACCAAGGCCAG ATGGAGGCGGCCCTTGGGAGGGACAAGGAGTACCAG GACCTCAGCTACCAAATCAAGGAGGATGGGGTGGACCAGGAGGAAGACCAAGAGGAAGACCAGGAA GATGGTTTTAA
- a CDS encoding hypothetical protein (NECATOR_CHRV.G20841.T1), with product MAVFKKLKKSKDKGVPLPEPEPVKQLDKRVGLDTYRDFFTLKNYWKAIDRKRQDSAQLFFSRYLNQNSENTKLYPKLKNIDGATVDMTCSDSGFEAMAASYLKVFDDVISIIEEKPGDVQAACDKLTSVGKMHKTKGVQVQPKSFQAMEEPFMHMVKEMLQDRFNEKAEGLFRKFFDFCLKYILEGFNS from the exons ATGGCCGTCTtcaaaaaacttaaaaagagCAAAGACAAAGGTGTTCCACTACCAGAACCAGAACCGGTTAAACAACTTGATAAACGAGTGGGATTGGATACGTATAG GgattttttcacattgaaaAACTATTGGAAAGCTATTGATCGGAAAAGACAGGACTCTGCTCAGTTATTCTTCAGCAG GTATCTCAATCAGAACTCAGAGAACACCAAACTTTATCCAAAATTGAAGAATATCGATGGAGCCACTGTGGATATGACATGTAGTGATTCTGGATTTGAGGCTATGGCGGCTTCTTATCTCAAG GTGTTTGATGACGTCATAAGCATAATCGAGGAGAAACCGGGCGATGTTCAAGCGGCTTGTGACAAATTGACTTCGGTCGGAAAAATGCACAAAACAAAG GGTGTCCAAGTTCAACCCAAATCGTTTCAAGCTATGGAGGAACCGTTTATGCACATGGTCAAAGAAATGCTGCAAGATCGATTCAACGAGAAAGCTGAAGGgctttttcggaaatttttcgatttctgcCTGAAATATATACTGGAAGGTTTCAATAGCTAG
- a CDS encoding hypothetical protein (NECATOR_CHRV.G20840.T2) translates to MYQDIVSLSPEEAYKRLREGNSGPKPSAEWLAKKKALRKAWLTSQPETTTTTATPTDHSLSSLYSEFLLWPRSWRYCGVHIQALGIDPKRFQSLSRGNTSRIEKKEMYLLLLIFILINFIDSAPQWPGGSQGGLGSRPGGGGFPGGGSWGGQGGPGPQIPGGQGGWGGAQRPGQGGQGGQGGWGGQGGRPGMGGWGGQGGMSGAGGRPGMGGWGGQGGMTGGGGRPGWG, encoded by the exons ATGTACCAAGATATTGTCAGCCTTTCTCCTGAAGAGGCTTACAAGCGTCTTAGAGAAGGTAATTCCGGACCGAAGCCTTCAGCCGAGTGGCtggcaaagaagaaagcgttgagaaAAGCGTGGCTCACTTCTCAGCCTGAGACTACGACGACAACAGCTACACCGACTGACCACTCGCTATCTTCGCTGTACTCGGAATTTTTGCTTTGGCCACGATCATGGCGCTACtg CGGTGTGCATATTCAGGCTCTTGGAATAGATCCAAAGCGCTTCCAGAGCCTTTCGCGTGGCAATACTAG TAGAATCGAGAAGAAGGAGATGTACTTGCTGCTTCTGATTTTTATCCTTATCAACTTCATCGATTCAGCTCCTCAGTGGCCTGGAGGCAGTCAAG GTGGCCTTGGTAGCAGACCAGGAGGAGGTGGTTTTCCAG GTGGAGGCAGCTGGGGCGGCCAAGGAGGACCAG GGCCCCAGATACCGGGTGGTCAAGGAGGATGGGGAGGTGCACAAAGGCCAG GACAAGGAGGACAAGGAGGACAAGGAGGATGGGGTGGGCAAGGAGGAAGGCCAG GCATGGGTGGATGGGGTGGACAAGGAGGAATGTCAGGTGCAGGAGGAAGACCAG GCATGGGTGGATGGGGTGGACAAGGAGGAATGACAGGTGGAGGAGGAAGACCAG GATGGGGTTAA
- a CDS encoding hypothetical protein (NECATOR_CHRV.G20840.T1), which translates to MYQDIVSLSPEEAYKRLREGNSGPKPSAEWLAKKKALRKAWLTSQPETTTTTATPTDHSLSSLYSEFLLWPRSWRYCRIEKKEMYLLLLIFILINFIDSAPQWPGGSQGGLGSRPGGGGFPGGGSWGGQGGPGPQIPGGQGGWGGAQRPGGSFPGQGGQGGQGGWGGQGGRPGMGGWGGQGGMSGAGGRPGMGGWGGQGGMTGGGGRPGWG; encoded by the exons ATGTACCAAGATATTGTCAGCCTTTCTCCTGAAGAGGCTTACAAGCGTCTTAGAGAAGGTAATTCCGGACCGAAGCCTTCAGCCGAGTGGCtggcaaagaagaaagcgttgagaaAAGCGTGGCTCACTTCTCAGCCTGAGACTACGACGACAACAGCTACACCGACTGACCACTCGCTATCTTCGCTGTACTCGGAATTTTTGCTTTGGCCACGATCATGGCGCTACtg TAGAATCGAGAAGAAGGAGATGTACTTGCTGCTTCTGATTTTTATCCTTATCAACTTCATCGATTCAGCTCCTCAGTGGCCTGGAGGCAGTCAAG GTGGCCTTGGTAGCAGACCAGGAGGAGGTGGTTTTCCAG GTGGAGGCAGCTGGGGCGGCCAAGGAGGACCAG GGCCCCAGATACCGGGTGGTCAAGGAGGATGGGGAGGTGCACAAAGGCCAG GCGGGTCTTTCCCAGGACAAGGAGGACAAGGAGGACAAGGAGGATGGGGTGGGCAAGGAGGAAGGCCAG GCATGGGTGGATGGGGTGGACAAGGAGGAATGTCAGGTGCAGGAGGAAGACCAG GCATGGGTGGATGGGGTGGACAAGGAGGAATGACAGGTGGAGGAGGAAGACCAG GATGGGGTTAA
- a CDS encoding hypothetical protein (NECATOR_CHRV.G20840.T3) yields MYQDIVSLSPEEAYKRLREGNSGPKPSAEWLAKKKALRKAWLTSQPETTTTTATPTDHSLSSLYSEFLLWPRSWRYCGVHIQALGIDPKRFQSLSRGNTSRIEKKEMYLLLLIFILINFIDSAPQWPGGSQGGLGSRPGGGGFPGGGSWGGQGGPGPQIPGGQGGWGGAQRPGGSFPGQGGQGGQGGWGGQGGRPGMGGWGGQGGMSGAGGRPGMGGWGGQGGMTGGGGRPGWG; encoded by the exons ATGTACCAAGATATTGTCAGCCTTTCTCCTGAAGAGGCTTACAAGCGTCTTAGAGAAGGTAATTCCGGACCGAAGCCTTCAGCCGAGTGGCtggcaaagaagaaagcgttgagaaAAGCGTGGCTCACTTCTCAGCCTGAGACTACGACGACAACAGCTACACCGACTGACCACTCGCTATCTTCGCTGTACTCGGAATTTTTGCTTTGGCCACGATCATGGCGCTACtg CGGTGTGCATATTCAGGCTCTTGGAATAGATCCAAAGCGCTTCCAGAGCCTTTCGCGTGGCAATACTAG TAGAATCGAGAAGAAGGAGATGTACTTGCTGCTTCTGATTTTTATCCTTATCAACTTCATCGATTCAGCTCCTCAGTGGCCTGGAGGCAGTCAAG GTGGCCTTGGTAGCAGACCAGGAGGAGGTGGTTTTCCAG GTGGAGGCAGCTGGGGCGGCCAAGGAGGACCAG GGCCCCAGATACCGGGTGGTCAAGGAGGATGGGGAGGTGCACAAAGGCCAG GCGGGTCTTTCCCAGGACAAGGAGGACAAGGAGGACAAGGAGGATGGGGTGGGCAAGGAGGAAGGCCAG GCATGGGTGGATGGGGTGGACAAGGAGGAATGTCAGGTGCAGGAGGAAGACCAG GCATGGGTGGATGGGGTGGACAAGGAGGAATGACAGGTGGAGGAGGAAGACCAG GATGGGGTTAA
- a CDS encoding hypothetical protein (NECATOR_CHRV.G20840.T4), whose translation MYQDIVSLSPEEAYKRLREGNSGPKPSAEWLAKKKALRKAWLTSQPETTTTTATPTDHSLSSLYSEFLLWPRSWRYCGVHIQALGIDPKRFQSLSRGNTSRIEKKEMYLLLLIFILINFIDSAPQWPGGSQGGLGSRPGGGGFPGPQIPGGQGGWGGAQRPGGSFPGQGGQGGQGGWGGQGGRPGMGGWGGQGGMSGAGGRPGMGGWGGQGGMTGGGGRPGWG comes from the exons ATGTACCAAGATATTGTCAGCCTTTCTCCTGAAGAGGCTTACAAGCGTCTTAGAGAAGGTAATTCCGGACCGAAGCCTTCAGCCGAGTGGCtggcaaagaagaaagcgttgagaaAAGCGTGGCTCACTTCTCAGCCTGAGACTACGACGACAACAGCTACACCGACTGACCACTCGCTATCTTCGCTGTACTCGGAATTTTTGCTTTGGCCACGATCATGGCGCTACtg CGGTGTGCATATTCAGGCTCTTGGAATAGATCCAAAGCGCTTCCAGAGCCTTTCGCGTGGCAATACTAG TAGAATCGAGAAGAAGGAGATGTACTTGCTGCTTCTGATTTTTATCCTTATCAACTTCATCGATTCAGCTCCTCAGTGGCCTGGAGGCAGTCAAG GTGGCCTTGGTAGCAGACCAGGAGGAGGTGGTTTTCCAG GGCCCCAGATACCGGGTGGTCAAGGAGGATGGGGAGGTGCACAAAGGCCAG GCGGGTCTTTCCCAGGACAAGGAGGACAAGGAGGACAAGGAGGATGGGGTGGGCAAGGAGGAAGGCCAG GCATGGGTGGATGGGGTGGACAAGGAGGAATGTCAGGTGCAGGAGGAAGACCAG GCATGGGTGGATGGGGTGGACAAGGAGGAATGACAGGTGGAGGAGGAAGACCAG GATGGGGTTAA
- a CDS encoding hypothetical protein (NECATOR_CHRV.G20839.T1), which translates to MLLHLLIALTLLLASEDLVCHPFLSEFSTLRFRTTADLQYIELAVTEECRSNVQAMKEMKISSYGLLVLNTKSPLVMWTPYRLLQRYDFARGTEATATSSA; encoded by the exons ATGCTTCTACATTTACTTATTGctcttacacttctgttagcttctgaagatctcgtttgtcatcctttcctaagcgaattttcgacgctTCGTTTCCGTACCACTgcggatcttcaatatattgaactGGCTGTAACGGAAGAGTGCCGAAGCAATGTGCAAGCtatgaaggaaatgaagatTTCCTCATATGGTCTGTTAGTACTCAACacgaagtcacctctg GTAATGTGGACTCCTTACCGTCTGCTACAACGCTATGATTTTGCACGAGGCACTGAAGCGACTGCGACGTCATCAGCATAA